The Fusobacterium massiliense DNA window CTTATGATAACACATCAAATGGAAGTTGTTAAGGAAGTTTGTAATAAGGTAGCTATAATGTCAGATGGAAGGATTATTGAAGAAGGTAATGTTCATCATATATTTACTGAGCCAAAAACAGATGTAGCTAAAGAATTAATTTCATATGTACATCAACAATCAGATACAGAAATTAATTATATGCATAATAAGGGTAGAAATATAGTTAAAGTTAAATTTATTGGAAGTACAGCAAATGAACCTATAATTTCTAAAGTTATAAAAGAATGCGGAATAGATGTAAGTATTTTAGGAGGCTCTATAGATAAGCTTTCAACAATGAATATAGGACATTTATATCTTGAGTTAAATGGAGAACTAGAGGCACAAGAAAAAGCTATAGAGCTTATGAGAAATATGGATACAATAGTAGAGGTGATATATAATGGAGATTAGTGCTATACTTGAACCCTTGTTTGAAAATGTAGAGAATCCAATAATAAGTATGTTGGTTATATCTACTGTAGAAACATTGTATATGGTTTTATTTTCAACATTATTTTCATTGATATTAGGGTTTCCTTTAGGAGTTTTACTTTTGGTAACTAAACCTGGAAATATTTATGAAATGAAAAAATTTAATGCAATTTTAGAAGTTGTAATAAATGCTTTAAGATCTTTTCCATTTATTATCTTGATGATATTGTTATTTCCTTTATCAAGATTTGTAGTGGGAACAACTATCGGATCTACAGCAGCAATAGTGCCACTATCTATTGGAGCAGCTCCATTTGTTGCTAGAATTGTTGAAGGGGCATTATTAGAAGTTGATCCAGGTCTTGTAGAAGCAAGTCAAAGTATGGGAGCAAATAATAAAACAATAATATTTAAAGTTATGCTTCCAGAATGTTATCCTACTCTTATTCATGGAATAACAGTTACAATAATTAGCTTAATAGGTTATTCAGCTATGGCAGGAACTATAGGAGCAGGAGGACTTGGAGACTTAGCTATAAGATTTGGATATTTAAGATTTAAATTAGATATTATGGTATATTCAATAATTATTATCATAATACTTGTTCAAATCATACAATCAGTTGGTAATTTTATTGTACATAGAAGACAGAAAAAACTAGGAAAATAAAATAGGAGGTAAAAATATGTCTAAAAAATTTGTAAAATTATTCGGAAACATTGGTGCATTTTTATTATTATCTGTGGGAGCATTTGCTGGAACTTTAAAAGTTGGAGCAACACCAGTTCCACATGCAGAACTTTTAAATTTAGTGAAAGCTGATTTAAAGAAAGAAGGAGTAGATTTAAAAATAGTTGAATTTACAGATTATGTAACTCCAAACTTAGCATTATCAGATAAAGAAATTGATGTTAACTTCTTCCAACACAAACCTTATTTAGATAAGTTTGTTGAAGAAAGAAAATTAAATTTAGTTTCATTAGGTAATGTTCATGTTGAACCAATTGGGTTATATTCTAAAAAAGTTAAATCAGTTAATGAATTAAAAAATGGATCTACTATTGCTATACCAAGTGACCCATCAAATGGAGGAAGAGCTTTAATATTATTACATAATAAAGGTATTATTACTTTAAAAGATCCTAAAAATCTATTTGCAACAGAATTTGATATAGTTAAAAATCCTAAAAAATTAAAATTTAAACCAACAGAAGTTGCTCAATTACCAAGAGTTTTACCTGATGTAACTGCTGCTGTTATAAATGGAAACTATGCATTAGAAGCTGGATTAAACCCAACAAAAGATTCTATATTACTAGAAGGAAAAGAATCACCTTATGCAAATATAGTTGTTGTTAGAAAAGGTAGTGAAAAGAATCAAGATATCCAAAAATTATTTAAAGCATTACGTAGTGAAAAAGTTAAAAACTTTATAAACAAAAAATACAATGGAGCTGTTGTAGCTGCATTCTAAAGATAGTTTAATATTTTAAAAGAAAAACTACTATAATTTGATAAAATTTATCAATTATAGTAGTTTTTTAATTTGCAGGAATATATTTTGTCTCTGACGTCCGT harbors:
- a CDS encoding methionine ABC transporter permease → MEISAILEPLFENVENPIISMLVISTVETLYMVLFSTLFSLILGFPLGVLLLVTKPGNIYEMKKFNAILEVVINALRSFPFIILMILLFPLSRFVVGTTIGSTAAIVPLSIGAAPFVARIVEGALLEVDPGLVEASQSMGANNKTIIFKVMLPECYPTLIHGITVTIISLIGYSAMAGTIGAGGLGDLAIRFGYLRFKLDIMVYSIIIIIILVQIIQSVGNFIVHRRQKKLGK
- a CDS encoding MetQ/NlpA family ABC transporter substrate-binding protein, whose translation is MSKKFVKLFGNIGAFLLLSVGAFAGTLKVGATPVPHAELLNLVKADLKKEGVDLKIVEFTDYVTPNLALSDKEIDVNFFQHKPYLDKFVEERKLNLVSLGNVHVEPIGLYSKKVKSVNELKNGSTIAIPSDPSNGGRALILLHNKGIITLKDPKNLFATEFDIVKNPKKLKFKPTEVAQLPRVLPDVTAAVINGNYALEAGLNPTKDSILLEGKESPYANIVVVRKGSEKNQDIQKLFKALRSEKVKNFINKKYNGAVVAAF